Proteins from a single region of Amblyomma americanum isolate KBUSLIRL-KWMA chromosome 10, ASM5285725v1, whole genome shotgun sequence:
- the LOC144108830 gene encoding uncharacterized protein LOC144108830 isoform X1, giving the protein MSSFRKSTEIFKVPATPSNKKQGETAVKTPTKSAPQEARLDRSPWAVISPVAKYINEKPVPPLVKTVRGRKWLSTKSLTAATTPDRMPQSPGPSKPRAASLPEKRYRSSNTGMLNKIGVTPLVTPTKPIVIKHTVAAETGNENETDLEDSVLEVIQH; this is encoded by the exons ATGTCTTCTTTTCGGAAGTCGACAGAGATATTCAAAGTACCCGCAACCCCAAGCAATAAGAAACAAGGCGAGACTGCGGTCAAAACTCCAACAAAATCTGCGCCGCAGGAGGCACGCCTGGACAGGTCACCGTGGGCAGTCATCAGTCCCGTGGCAAAA TACATAAATGAGAAACCCGTTCCTCCACTGGTGAAGACCGTCAGGGGCCGGAAATGGTTATCGACAAAG TCTCTGACTGCGGCGACTACACCTGATCGCATGCCCCAGTCGCCGGGGCCATCCAAGCCGCGAGCGGCCTCTCTGCCCGAGAAGCGATATCGCTCATCGAATACCGGGATGCTTAATAAG ATTGGTGTGACACCTCTTGTCACGCCTACTAAGCCCATCGTAATCAAGCACACGG TGGCAGCTGAGACTGGTAACGAGAATGAGACG
- the LOC144108830 gene encoding uncharacterized protein LOC144108830 isoform X2, with the protein MSSFRKSTEIFKVPATPSNKKQGETAVKTPTKSAPQEARLDRSPWAVISPVAKYINEKPVPPLVKTVRGRKWLSTKSLTAATTPDRMPQSPGPSKPRAASLPEKRYRSSNTGMLNKIGVTPLVTPTKPIVIKHTVAAETGNENETDLQDSVLEVIQH; encoded by the exons ATGTCTTCTTTTCGGAAGTCGACAGAGATATTCAAAGTACCCGCAACCCCAAGCAATAAGAAACAAGGCGAGACTGCGGTCAAAACTCCAACAAAATCTGCGCCGCAGGAGGCACGCCTGGACAGGTCACCGTGGGCAGTCATCAGTCCCGTGGCAAAA TACATAAATGAGAAACCCGTTCCTCCACTGGTGAAGACCGTCAGGGGCCGGAAATGGTTATCGACAAAG TCTCTGACTGCGGCGACTACACCTGATCGCATGCCCCAGTCGCCGGGGCCATCCAAGCCGCGAGCGGCCTCTCTGCCCGAGAAGCGATATCGCTCATCGAATACCGGGATGCTTAATAAG ATTGGTGTGACACCTCTTGTCACGCCTACTAAGCCCATCGTAATCAAGCACACGG TGGCAGCTGAGACTGGTAACGAGAATGAGACG GACTTGCAGGACTCCGTGCTTGAAGTGATCCAACACTGA